The Papaver somniferum cultivar HN1 unplaced genomic scaffold, ASM357369v1 unplaced-scaffold_35, whole genome shotgun sequence genome segment aataaggggagaattttttttaattttcctagttttcttctttatgttaCTTTTCAAGTGTTTAGGAGTTTATCTTatgtgtttttagagttttttttttcccctttggtttatgggggtggggaggcctagtgcctcccattttgtaattcttgtaattacgtttttgctttaataaaccattttgacctaacaaaaaaaaaaacaactgaaagtaacttaattctttataaagaatgatactaaaaaaattccctacaaaaatgaagattatctttgaatgttttctaaaaaccctaaagagccctgaaagagctctgagaaactctaaaaagctcaggaagactccaaaaagctttaaaaagcttaaatttaattatactccgtagcactgggatctacaagctagtagattggttaaagaatgataataacaaatccctacaatagtgaagatcaactttgaatgttctctaaaaagccttgttttttctctctcctagacttgctctggcgattttagggttacacttttttttcaatttttttttccgcGCTTCTCCTTGGATCATCTTTTTGGTGATCAAGGATGGGGGAACTTGTTGATTCTACCTCAACAAAGGTCCTCTCCTTTGTTGATATGGTTAAGGGTAAAAAGCAGTTGCCTACCACATCTGTGGATTTGAATACGTTACCTAAACATACTGTCAAAGATGGAAAACCCGCTTTGGTTATTCCTCAGGATTTTTTCTTTGAAGGATGCGAGATCTGGAAGTACAGTCTCATTGGTAGGTTGGATTTAAAAGACCTGGATTTTACTGATGTTAAGTAAAACTTATTGTTACAATGGGGTTTGGATGATGGAAGAGTGCAGTTTGGTCCTATGAACCGTGGGTTCGTCATCATCAAGTTATGGACTCAGGATGATAAGGAGAAGATTTTCCGAGAAGACAAAAACTAGTTGGTAGCACAACAAAGTTTAAAATTGCAGGAATGGTACCCTAGCTTTGATGCTGACAAACAAGTAACTTCTCATTCTACAGTCTAGGTGAAATTCCCAGGGTTACCAGTTGAATTATGGATGGAGAAGACGGTGCTATATTTAGATCAAACTCTTGGTACTCCAATTATTGTGGACAAGAGAACCCTAAATCATGAGTGCGGATATTTTGCTTATGTGCTCGTTGATATTGGATTTTCCGGAATTGGATTCTGAAGGTATTCTCGTTACAGTCAATGGCATGGAGTTTTGGCAGCCTTTTGGTATTCCAAAAAGAACTAAGTTGTGTACCGATTGCAAGATTATTGGACATCTTGACACTGAATGCAGGAAGAAAAAAGATAACAAGAACAAAAAAGTTCAACAACAACCACATAATGAGGCTCAAGGAGGTTGGAAGCAACAAAAGAGTAAAAAGAAGGGAGGTATTATAGTTAACTCAAACGGGTCTCTTGCTGCTGATCATGCTAGTGATCAAACTCATCAACTTTCTTTGGTAGGGGTTGTAGATGAAGATATTGATAAGGCGGATGTTATGAAGGCTAGACAGTTACAAGAGGAGATAACTAAGTTTGAAGAAGCGTTGCGCAAATCCAATGCTGATTTGACGAGGTTCAAACAACAAGCTGAAGCGCACGCTTCATTAGTTGCTCAGGATAAATTGGAAAGAACTAAGCCTTTGCAGACTAAGCCATCTGTGAATATCGGTGAGAATATTTCCACAGTTGGTAGGACTGGTGAATCCACTTCTAATATTCCTTTGTGTGGAGAACTGTTCAACCAAGAACAAATTTTGGCTCGCAATAAGTTTGATGTTTTAAATTCTGAGTTGGGTTTAGAGGAAAATATGAATATGGCTATTGGCGCTTTAGTGCAAGAGACTGTTGAAAGTGATAATTGTCAGCTGGCTGGGGGTAGGGTTACTGAAAAGATTGATAAGAATCAGAGAAGACCTGGTAGAGTTTTGAATCATAATTCTAATGCTTCTGTTGGAAAGCCTTCTAATGGGAGTTCATCATCTTTACTGCGACAAGATAATGATCTTGGGTCTTCTAGGGTGAAGTTAACAAATCCTAAATCAACTAGTCATTAATGCGTGTCCTATTCTGCAACATTAATGGAATTGCTCGTAGGGATGGTAGAGTTAAACTTTATGAGTTAGTTAAAGAACATAAACCTGATATTATTGGTTTAGCTGAGCCAAGGGTTGCTTGTTCTCCAAGATTGAAGCGTAAACTTAATATTATCGGTTTTAGTAGTAGTATTATTCATAATTCAAATGATGACACAGTTGGGAATATTTGGGTCATGTGGTCTTCTAGTTTACCTGATCCTGTAGTAGTGAATTCTTCTCGTCAAGCTATCACAGTTGGGGTAGATGGTGTTCAAATTTCTTTCGTTCATGCAAGTTATTTGCAGGTGACGCGAAGAAGTTTATGGCAACAGCTGAGTTTGGGTAATAGTAAGGTTCCGTGGCTTGTAGTTGGAGATTTTAATTGCGTTCTTCGCCTTGAGGAGAAAAAAGGTGTTGTTGTTCCTCGTACTTCAGTGGTTAATGAGTTTGGTGATTGGTTAGATGATAATGGGTTGTTTGAAGCTGAAGCTCTTGGTAGTAGTTTCACTTGGTCCAATCGTCAGTCAGGGGATAAGAGAATTATTCGTAAACTGGATAGGGCCGTTATCAATGAAGCCTGGTTTGGATAAGtatgagaattggcggtgtaaatctCTTCCTAGAGAAGTTTCCGATCATTCTCCGCTCATTGGTTATCCTTTTATTAATAATCGTCCAAAACGTGCTCCTTTTCAAGTACAAAAAATGTGGTTTAGTCACCCTGATTTTATGAAGATGGTTCAAGATAGCTGGGATAAACCGGTTGTTGGTTCTCCgtcttatgtttttccttttaagTTGAAGAGGCTTAAGGCAGATATGAAGGAGTGGATAAACGGGTGTTTGGTAATGTGCGTATTCGGCTAAAGCAAGATCAGTTGAGAATGGAGAATGCTTTACGTGAAACTGATGAGGACCTTAGTAATGTTGATAAGCTGAATAATATGAAGAGTAGAGCCGTGGAACTTAACAATACTAGATTGCAACTGGCTACTATGCTCAAACAAAAGTCTCGTAATAAGTGGCTTGTTGAAGGGGCTAGTAACACAAGCTTCTTTCACAATAGTATTCGCATTAGGAGAAGTAGTAATACTATCTCTGAACTGGTAAATGAAAATGGGGAGACGATTACGAATGTGGATCAAATGGTGCAGCATGTTGTTAGTTTTAATGAAGATAAATTCAATGGGGATTCTTCGGTGCTGGATGATTCCTTATTTGATATTgatcattcgactatttctgcaGAGGAAAGTATTGGCATGGACCTCATTCCCATGTATGAAGAAATTCGTGAAGCTATTTTTTCTCTGGGTGCTGATAGTTCTCCAGGCCCGGATGGTTTTGCCGTATTTTTCTATAGACACTGTTGGGATATTATTAGTTCTGATTTGGTGAAGGCTATCATTTTTTGTTTGGAACATAAGTATATTCCCCATAAAGTTAATTCTAGCCTTCTTATGCTGCTGCCAAAGGTAAGAGGAGCTAATACTCTTTCTAACTTTTGTCCGATTGGGCTGAGCAACTTTTTCTTCAAGATTTTTACCAAAATCTTGGCAACAAGATTAGGTACTGTGTTGGGTAACTTGGTTCCTGAGAAACAGGTTGCTTCTATGAAGGGAAGAAACATTCACGAAAATATTAGTTTGGCGCCTGAGATGGTTAATGAGCTACAAATCAAGCGGAAAGATGGTAATGTGGGGTTAAAACTTGATATTActcaggcttttgatactgtTAGCTGGAAGTTTATCATGGAGGTCTTTAGAAGATATGGGTTTTCTGAAGGTTGGTGTACTTggattcttcatattcttcagtcAACAAGGATTTCGGTTCTCTtcaatggtagtccggagggtttctTCAAGATTGATAGGGGTCTTTTTCAGGGTGATCCTCTTTCGCCTTTAATTTTTGTCTTAATTGAGGATGTCTTAAGTAGAAATATTGCTAAGTTATTTAGAGATCGAAAAATGACTCATATGGTCACTAGGAAAGGTATTTCTCCTACCCATTTTTTTTGCTGACGATATtatgatattttgtaaaaggcAACATGAAAAGTCTGCAGAATTTAGTTGATTTGTTGGGGTCCTATCAACGTGCTTCTGGGCAGACGGTTAGTAGGCAAAAGAGCAAGTTGTATTATGGAGGGGGTTCTTTGTCGAGGCGAACATCTATTTCTACTTTTCTTGGTATGAAAGTTGTTTCATTCCCATATAGGTACTTAGGTATCAAAATTATGCCAGAAATAGTGAGGTATCATCATATTAGTAAtgtggtagagaagataaaggagAAGCTCTCAGGTTGGAAGGGGAAACACTTATCTTTTCAagacagagttgttcttataaaatTTGTGATAGTTAGCTACTCGATTCACAACATGGCAGTTTATCGTTGGCCTAAAAAAATTGTTCATCAATGTGAAGTTGTTATACAGAACTTTCTTTGGACTGGTGACTCTAGTGTTCGAAGATCTTTTACTGTGGCGTATGACAAAGTTTGTGTTCCGTATGAAGAGGGTGGCCTGGGAATCTCGAGCATGATTTCCATGAATAAGGCTTTGTTAATGAAGCTTTGGTGGAATATGAAAACTTCCAAAAAGAATTGGGCGAAATTATTCAGGGCTAGATTTTTTAGCCGTAATGGTCATCTGCGCAAATACATTAAGTCCTCCATTCTTCCGGGAATCAAATGGGTATATAATGATGTTGAGAATAATGTTCATGTGCTGATTGGTGATGGCAGGGCAACGTCTTTATATTTTGACGCTTGGTGTTCAGAATCGTCCATTGCGGATGTCCTTGACAACCCAAATTTGGATCGATCGGTGCTGGTTAGTGATATGTTAGACAATGGAAATTGGGCTTTAACAGATCCTTGTATTGCTAATATGCTTGCTGCAGGTGGTGATGTGAATAATCTTCCAAGGCCGATGGGAGGAGAGAACTACAGAGTTTGTAAACCTTCTTACAAAGGAGATTTCATGGTAAAATCGGCCAAAGATTTGGTGCGAGTTAGATATGCAAAGTTGGAGGGTGCTAATCTGATTTGGAGGCCAGAAATTCATCCGTCTCTTGCTTCTCAAAATTGGAAATTTCTCGTGTGCTACTCTTGACAAGGTTAAAAGTCGGTTCAAAATTTCAGTGGTTAATAGGCGTTGTTTGTGCAAGGTGGAGGAGGAATCTCTCGAGCATATATTATGGTCTTGTATTTTTGCTATGAAAGCTTGGAGCTGGATTGAAGGTGTGTTTGGCATCAAAATGCATCAAAATTTGACAACAGCGTACAAAGAAGCCAAAGGTATGAGTAGAATGGTTAAAGACTTATGGTTATTAACTATTTTAGTTGTTCCCTCTGAATTATGGATGATGAGAAACAACTTTATTTATAATAGCAAACAAGTTAGCTGGATTTTCTTTCAAAAGAGAgtttttaaccaagttcatgatTACTCAAGAAGATTGAAGGGTTTTATACGCAACAATGTTATGGAGTTGAATATTATGAATTTTTCAGAGTTATTCATAGGAAAATTAAACAGATTGAACCGGTGGAGTGTTTTTGGGAGCCTCCAGAAGCAGATGAATTGATGATATGTTGTGATAGTGCCTCTAGGGGTAATCCGGGTGTGGCAGGTGGTGGTGTGGTGGTAAGAGATACTTCTTCTAATGTTCTTGGCGCTATGAACATAGGCTTGGGGACAACAACAAACTATCTTGCTGAAGTTTTTGCGGTTATTGTTGGGTTGGAATGGGCTATGAAATTTGGTTTGCAGCGGATTTGTATTCGCTCGGATAGTATGGCAGCAATGCAAACTTTCTCGGGTGGTGTTTCTAATGTTCCTTGGTTTATTAGATCAAGATGGGTGGTTGTTAAGCGGAATTATGCAAGAATCAGATTTGTGCATTCTTTTAGAGAAACTAACTTTTCAGCGGACACTATGGCTAAGAGAGGTTGTTTTTTGCAAGAGAAGGAGGGTATGAATTATGATGGAAGACCTGATTTTCTTCATTTGATTGAATTACCTAATGTATTTGTAAGTTTTTTGGGGTTTTCTGCCCTTTTTCTTACAAGCTAGTTGTATTCTTTCGAtatttattaatacaattttggacTTACCCAAAAAAAaggtctctaaaaagccttgaaaactctaaaaaaccctgaaaactctaaaaagccgtaaaatatctaaagagctctctgaaaaactctaaaaaactctgaaaaagctttaagttaattatatttcgtagcactagtatctactagccaggggattcgttaaagcaaactgaaagtaacttaattctttataaataacgatactaacaaaattccctacaataatgaagattatctttgaatgttttctaaaacccctaaagagccctgaaaaatctccgagaaactctaaaaagctcaggaagactccaaaaagctttgaaaagcttaaatttaattgtactccgtagcactgggatctacaagctaggagattggttagagaatgataataacaaatccccacagtagtgaagatcaactttgaatgtactctaaaaagccttgaaaactctaaaaaaaacctgaaaactctaaaaagccgtaaAATATCTAATGAGCTCTGAAAACCtttaaaaagctttaagttaattatatttcagagCGCTAGTATCtaatagccaggggattcgttaaagccaattgaaagtaacttaattctttataaagaatgataataacaaaattccctgaaatattgaagattatctttgaatgtttcctaaaaaccctaaaaacactaaagagccctgaaagagctctgagaaactctaaaaagctcaagaagactccaaaaagctttgaaaagcttaaatttaattatactccgtagcactgggatctacgagctaggagattcgttaaagaatgataattacaaatccctacaatagtgaagatcaactttaaatgttctctaaaaagccttgaaaactctaaaaagccgtgaaatatctaaagagctctgaaaaaccctaaaaagctctgaaaaagctttaagttaattatatttcgtagcactagtatctactagccaggggattcgttaatgccaaccgaaagtaacttaattctttataaagaatattactaacaaaattccctgaaatattgaagattatttttgaatgtttcctaaaaaccctaaaaacactaaagagccctgaaagagctctgagaaactctaaaaagctcaggaagactccaaaaagctttgaaaagcttaaatttaattatactccgtagcactgggatctacgagctaggagattcgttaaagaaagataattaaaaatccctacaatagtgaagatcaactttgaatgttgtctaaaaagccttgaaaactctaaaaagccgtaaaatatctaaagagctctggaaaactctaaaaagctttgaaaaagctttaagttaattatatttcgtagcactagtatctactagccagggattcgttaaagccaactgaaagtaacttaattctttataaagaacgatactaacaaaattccctacaataatgaagattatctttgaatgtttcctaaaaaccctaaagtgcCCTGAAAGAGCTCCCAGAAACTCtataaagctcaggaagactcccaaaagctttgaaaagcttaaatttaattatactccgtagcaccgtgatctacaagctaggagattcgttagagaatgataataacaaatccctacaatagtgaagatcaactttgaatgtactctaaaaagccttgaaaactctaaaaaaaccctgaaaactctaaaaagccgtaaaatatctaaagagctctgaaaaatctaaagagctctgaaaaccttTAAAAAGCTttcaaaaagctttaagttaattatatttcgtaacactagtatctactagccaggggattcgttaaagtcaactgaaagtaacttaattctttataaagaatgatactaacaaaattccctacaataatgaagattatctttgaatgttttctaaaaaccctaaagagccctgaaagagctttgggaaactctaaaaagctcaggaaaacaccaaaaaagctttgaaaaccttaaatttaattatactacgtagcactaggatctacaagctaggagattcgttaaataatgataataataaatccctacgtTAGTgatgatcaactttgaatgttctctaaaaagccttgaaaactctaaaaaaccccgaaaactctaaaaaaccgtaaaatatctaaagagctctgaaaaactctaaaaagctctgaaaaagctttaagttaattatatttcgtagcactagtatctactatccaggggatttgttaaagccaactgaaagtaacttaattctttataaagaatgatactaacaaaattccccaaaacaatgaagattatctttgaatgttttctaaaacccctaaagagccctgaaagagctctgagaaactctaaaaagctcaggaagactccaaaaagctttgaaaagcttaaatttaattatactccttaacactgggatctacaagctaggagattcgttaaagaatgataataacaaatccctacaatagtgaagttcaactttgaatgttctctaaaaagccttgaaaactcaaaaaaatccTGCAAACTCTAAAAAGTCGTAAAATATCTAAATGGTGTTAATTTTTCTTTAATCATCTTGCTTGCTAAGTTAAGGGGTGCTAATACTCTTCGAAATTTCATACCAataggtcttagtaattttttcttcaaaatatttaCTAAGATCCTAGCAACTAGACTTGGTAGTGTTTTAGATAAACTTGTGTCTGAAGAGGAGGTTATCTTTATGAAagggagaaatattcatgaaaatattagctTGGCGTCGGAGATGGTTAATGAGCTTCATTTTAAACGCAAGGATGGCAACATTGGTTTAAAGCTagatatttctcaagcttttgacacggtaagttggtcttttgttcttgaagttTTTCGAAAGTACGGCTTTTCTGAGAAGTGGTGTGCTTGGATTCTTAATATACTGCAATCTTCTAGAATATCTATTCTTTggaatggtagtccggagggttatttcaaaattaatagaggtttGCGTCAAGGTGATCCCCTCTCTCCCTTGATTTTCGTcttgattgaagatgttcttagcaGAAATATTTCGAAACTTTTTCGTGATAAAAAGATGACTCCTATGGTTACAAGAGGTGGTATTTCTCCTACCCATCTTTTCTTTTCTGACGACATTATGATATTTTGTAAGGGTAACTCAAAAAGTCTTCATAATCTTGTGGATTTATTGGGTAAATATCAGCGCGCTTCAGGTCAGACTGTTTGTCATCAAAAGAGtaagatttattatggtggtggttcttcgAGTTGGTGTACTTATCTTGGAAATTATTTGGGGATGAGTGTATCCACTTTTCCAGATCGCTACTTGGGTGTTCAAATTATGCCAGGTACTATTCGTTATCGCCATATTTGCAATGTTGTTGAAAAGATTAAAAATCAGCTTGCTGGTTGGAGAGGGAGATTATTATCTTTTCATGATCGCATTGTTCTTGTTAATTCTGTTATTGCCagttattccattcataatatgGCAATTTATAAGTGGCCTCGCAAATTCATTCTTCAATGTGAGAGGGCAATTCGAAATTTCATTTGGTCTGGTGATTCGAATGTTAGTCGTGCTTTGGTGGTGGCTTATGATAAAATATGTTGCCCTTATGAGGAGGGGGGTCTCGGACTAACTCGTATGGCTACTATGAACAAGGCTCTTCTTATGAAGCTTTGGTGGAAGATTCGTAATtctaagaagaaatgggctctTTTTCTTAAGGCTAAGTTCTTTGATCGTAATGGTCGCATTAAGCATTTAGGtgttaaatcttctatttttcctaGCGTAAGGAGTGTGTATAATCTGGTTGAGAAAAATACTAAGGTCTTGCTGGGAGATGGTAGGGATACTTCTCTTTACTATGACATTTGGTATTTGGATATTAGTATTGCAGAGGATTTAAATGATTATACACTGGATAGCACAGTGCGTGTGATTGATGTTTAACTGATGGCCAGTGGGATATACCTGATATCCATTTGCATCGCATGTTGGTTGCTGGTCTGGAGATGCATAGGATGCCAGTGCCAATTGGAGGAGCTGATACTAGGGTCTGGATGCGGGAATTGACTGGAGAGTTCAGTGTAAAGTCTGCTACCTCCCTTGTTCGGCAGAAGTATCCTAATCTGGAAGGTGCGCAGCTGCTTTGGAGAAAGGAAGTTCATCCAGTTCTGGCGGCTCAAAACTGGAAATTTTTATGGGGGGTTTGTGCTACTTATGACCTTATCAAGAGCAGGTTCAAAATCCATCTTGCTAATAAGTGTTGCCTGTGTGGTATTGATGAGGAGACTCTTGTTCATGTGTTGTATAATTGCAGTTTTGCTGTAAGAGCCTGAAATTGGCTTGTTGATCTATTTAACTTACAGCCTAATGCTAaccttgttgtttcttttaaagCAGCCAAAAGCAGGAGCCAAATGGTGCGTGATCTTTGGCTTGTCGCCAATCTGGTCCTAAGGTCTGAGCT includes the following:
- the LOC113342272 gene encoding uncharacterized protein LOC113342272, producing MENALRETDEDLSNVDKLNNMKSRAVELNNTRLQLATMLKQKSRNKWLVEGASNTSFFHNSIRIRRSSNTISELVNENGETITNVDQMVQHVVSFNEDKFNGDSSVLDDSLFDIDHSTISAEESIGMDLIPMYEEIREAIFSLGADSSPGPDGFAVFFYRHCWDIISSDLVKAIIFCLEHKYIPHKVNSSLLMLLPKVRGANTLSNFCPIGLSNFFFKIFTKILATRLGTVLGNLVPEKQVASMKGRNIHENISLAPEMVNELQIKRKDGNVGLKLDITQAFDTVSWKFIMEVFRRYGFSEGWCTWILHILQSTRISVLFNGSPEGFFKIDRGLFQGDPLSPLIFVLIEDVLSRNIAKLFRDRKMTHMVTRKGNMKSLQNLVDLLGSYQRASGQTVSRQKSKLYYGGGSLSRRTSISTFLGMKVVSFPYRYLGIKIMPEIVRYHHISNVVEKIKEKLSGWKGKHLSFQDRVVLIKFVIVSYSIHNMAVYRWPKKIVHQCEVVIQNFLWTGDSSVRRSFTVAYDKVCVPYEEGGLGISSMISMNKALLMKLWWNMKTSKKNWAKLFRARFFSRNGHLRKYIKSSILPGIKWVYNDVENNVHVLIGDGRATSLYFDAWCSESSIADVLDNPNLDRSVLVSDMLDNGNWALTDPCIANMLAAGGDVNNLPRPMGGENYRVCKPSYKGDFMVKSAKDLVRVRYAKLEGANLIWRPEIHPSLASQNWKFLVCVWHQNASKFDNSVQRSQRVIHRKIKQIEPVECFWEPPEADELMICCDSASRGNPGVAGGGVVVRDTSSNVLGAMNIGLGTTTNYLAEVFAVIVGLEWAMKFGLQRICIRSDSMAAMQTFSGGVSNVPWFIRSRWVVVKRNYARIRFVHSFRETNFSADTMAKRGCFLQEKEGMNYDGRPDFLHLIELPNVFVSFLGFSALFLTS